A stretch of Leptospira perdikensis DNA encodes these proteins:
- a CDS encoding CBS domain-containing protein, whose product MSVKDILKDKASSVLSIEEDRNVLEATQMMVGAKVGSLIVTFQGKLVGIFTERDLMRVVAKDHVNLDKIKLKDVMTTQLTVAGPDEDVDDILNNMITKRFRHMPVLDGDKIIGLISIGDAVKTKLTRTQAEMSILREYMYGPH is encoded by the coding sequence ATGTCCGTAAAAGATATTTTAAAAGACAAAGCGTCCTCCGTTCTTTCCATCGAAGAAGATAGAAATGTATTGGAAGCCACCCAAATGATGGTTGGTGCCAAAGTCGGATCTCTCATTGTTACCTTCCAAGGAAAACTTGTGGGAATCTTTACGGAAAGAGATTTGATGCGTGTGGTTGCCAAAGACCATGTGAATCTTGACAAAATCAAACTGAAAGATGTGATGACCACTCAACTCACAGTCGCCGGGCCCGATGAAGATGTGGATGACATTCTAAACAATATGATCACAAAACGTTTCCGTCATATGCCCGTTCTTGATGGGGACAAAATCATTGGCCTTATCTCGATTGGAGATGCTGTCAAAACAAAACTAACTAGAACCCAAGCCGAGATGAGTATACTCAGAGAGTATATGTACGGACCACATTAA
- a CDS encoding ribonuclease H-like domain-containing protein produces MYGSHLKSSLQLFPGIGERKEKQLFGVGVYDWESLIQYQKQKNDPLLPAVSILEERLDELDHELSEANFPFFTTELPSLEYWRLWQNFPEKFCFLDIETTGISDSSVTTVVSLYQNKRMLTFERGKDLEFLFDSISPEDILVTYNGKRFDVPFLEREFHYRVKNPQLDLMNLLHSIGIKGGLKKSEVLLGLVRPEEIAGMDGRQAPLLWFEYQRTNNKEALEKLIAYNKEDTKNLEIVLEKTIDRLTENRLF; encoded by the coding sequence ATGTACGGATCTCATTTAAAATCAAGTCTCCAATTATTTCCCGGCATAGGGGAACGAAAAGAAAAACAACTGTTTGGTGTTGGTGTCTATGATTGGGAATCTCTCATCCAATACCAAAAACAAAAAAACGATCCCCTCCTTCCTGCCGTTTCTATTTTAGAAGAACGCCTAGACGAATTAGATCACGAACTTTCGGAAGCAAATTTTCCATTTTTTACAACGGAACTTCCTAGTCTCGAATATTGGAGATTGTGGCAAAACTTCCCCGAAAAATTTTGTTTTTTAGACATTGAAACCACGGGAATTTCCGACTCTTCCGTGACCACTGTGGTGAGTCTCTATCAAAACAAACGAATGTTAACGTTTGAGAGAGGAAAAGATCTCGAGTTTCTTTTTGATTCTATTTCTCCCGAAGACATTCTTGTAACGTATAACGGAAAACGGTTTGATGTTCCTTTTTTAGAAAGGGAATTTCATTACCGGGTGAAAAATCCCCAACTAGATTTGATGAATCTTTTACATTCTATTGGAATCAAAGGCGGTTTGAAGAAATCAGAAGTATTACTTGGTCTTGTTCGTCCCGAAGAGATAGCAGGAATGGATGGAAGGCAAGCCCCTCTATTATGGTTCGAATACCAAAGAACGAATAACAAAGAAGCCTTGGAAAAACTAATCGCTTATAATAAAGAAGATACTAAAAACTTGGAAATTGTATTAGAAAAAACAATCGATAGGCTTACAGAAAACCGTTTGTTTTAA
- the hemW gene encoding radical SAM family heme chaperone HemW, with protein MELLDKQSIWQVRNSYLGVYVHFPYCFKKCDYCDFYSEGIGAAPANDEKSLFKSYQKEISERVIHFPEIKNRTIDTVFFGGGTPSKASSKSWKELLDFLRSEFSFASDTEISIEVNPEDLNAKLLEEYHSIGINRVNVGVQTLEPKGLEFLGRHYDADRYNSLVDVLTSSPIKRVGIDLMYGIPGVTKDSFYRDLNLFLEADLPHLSLYSLTLEKGTQYSRDVTDHKKREPEENIQSEILIQLPELLKKFGYNWYEVSNYAKPGFESRHNLKYWTYEPYLGIGPGAHGMIAGHRYGNPRNASLYQKKETSTKYERIDPSTELSLTLFRLFSPFRYLDFIETYLDSETKIKYIRTIEGWEKKGYCSIEAGVFQWKSTALLLLDDLILEISL; from the coding sequence ATGGAATTATTAGACAAACAATCCATCTGGCAAGTCCGAAATTCTTATTTGGGAGTCTATGTCCACTTTCCCTATTGTTTTAAAAAATGTGATTATTGTGATTTTTATTCAGAAGGGATTGGAGCGGCACCAGCTAACGATGAGAAGTCTCTATTCAAATCCTACCAAAAGGAAATTTCTGAAAGGGTTATTCATTTCCCAGAAATCAAAAATCGCACCATTGATACGGTATTTTTCGGTGGAGGCACTCCTTCCAAGGCTTCTTCTAAGAGTTGGAAGGAACTCCTCGATTTTTTACGTTCGGAATTCTCCTTCGCAAGTGACACAGAAATTTCCATTGAAGTGAATCCTGAAGATTTAAACGCAAAACTATTGGAAGAGTATCATTCGATAGGAATCAACCGTGTAAATGTGGGTGTTCAAACCTTAGAGCCAAAGGGATTGGAATTTCTGGGTCGTCACTATGACGCAGACCGTTACAACTCTCTTGTCGATGTTCTAACCAGCTCCCCCATAAAACGAGTGGGAATCGATTTGATGTATGGAATTCCTGGAGTCACAAAAGACTCTTTTTATAGAGATTTAAATCTTTTTTTAGAGGCAGACCTACCTCATTTGAGTTTGTATTCCTTAACTTTAGAAAAGGGAACTCAGTATTCTCGTGATGTCACAGATCACAAAAAAAGAGAACCAGAAGAGAACATTCAATCAGAGATCCTCATCCAATTGCCAGAGTTACTAAAAAAGTTTGGGTACAATTGGTATGAAGTTTCGAATTATGCAAAACCAGGATTTGAATCTAGACACAACCTCAAGTATTGGACTTATGAACCCTACTTAGGTATTGGACCCGGTGCTCATGGAATGATCGCTGGCCACAGATATGGCAATCCGAGAAATGCTAGTCTCTATCAGAAAAAAGAAACATCAACTAAGTATGAAAGGATTGATCCATCTACGGAACTAAGCCTTACATTATTTCGATTGTTTTCCCCTTTTCGGTATTTGGATTTTATAGAAACCTATTTGGATTCAGAAACCAAAATAAAATATATAAGAACCATTGAGGGTTGGGAAAAAAAGGGTTACTGTTCCATCGAGGCAGGTGTGTTCCAATGGAAATCTACGGCATTACTCTTGTTAGATGATCTAATCTTAGAAATTTCACTCTAA